From Natronorubrum halophilum, a single genomic window includes:
- a CDS encoding ABC transporter permease: protein MSLIRYSARRLLQSVFMLAGIATITFLLVNAMPGDPVRIMLGPGTDQATIDAVQSRYGLDRPLYERYFNYMAGVAQGDLGNSIHYNGVPVTEKILERLPVTLLLVASSFTLAISMAVPLGAIAAKRQNKATDHVSRVIALVGVSTPSFWIGLMLIIVFAYQLDVFPSSGLIMPWASPSDVPQATNRIDVLGAAVYHLVLPTITLGTLQTAAIMRIQRSSMLEVLNRDYITLAQAYGVSSRTVLRKHALRNAQLPVVTIIGIQLTTALGGAVLTETVFSISGMGTLIITAVNSQDYPLIMGVTLVFGVIFVVGVLITDLLYAYLDPRITYGGGEH from the coding sequence ATGAGTCTCATTCGCTACAGCGCTCGCCGGCTCCTGCAGTCAGTGTTCATGCTGGCTGGAATCGCCACGATCACGTTTCTTCTCGTCAACGCGATGCCCGGCGATCCCGTTCGAATCATGCTCGGTCCCGGGACCGATCAGGCGACCATCGACGCCGTTCAGTCCAGGTACGGACTGGATCGACCGCTGTACGAACGGTATTTCAACTACATGGCGGGCGTCGCACAAGGCGATCTCGGCAACAGCATTCACTACAACGGGGTCCCGGTCACCGAGAAGATCCTCGAACGGCTCCCGGTGACGCTCCTCCTCGTCGCCTCGAGTTTTACGCTGGCGATCAGCATGGCCGTCCCGCTCGGAGCGATCGCCGCGAAACGACAGAACAAGGCGACCGATCACGTCTCTCGCGTCATCGCCCTGGTCGGCGTCAGCACGCCCTCGTTCTGGATCGGTCTCATGCTCATCATCGTCTTCGCCTACCAGCTCGACGTCTTCCCCTCGTCCGGGTTGATCATGCCGTGGGCCAGCCCGAGCGACGTCCCGCAAGCAACGAATCGGATCGACGTCCTCGGGGCGGCGGTGTACCACCTCGTGTTACCGACGATCACGCTCGGAACGCTCCAGACCGCGGCGATTATGCGCATTCAACGATCCTCAATGCTCGAAGTCCTCAATCGCGACTACATCACCCTCGCGCAGGCGTACGGCGTCTCGAGTCGGACCGTGCTGCGAAAACACGCGCTCCGAAACGCACAGTTGCCGGTCGTGACGATCATCGGGATACAGTTGACGACGGCGCTCGGCGGGGCCGTACTCACGGAAACCGTCTTCAGCATCAGCGGAATGGGAACGTTGATAATTACGGCCGTGAACAGTCAAGACTATCCGCTCATCATGGGAGTCACGCTGGTATTCGGCGTCATCTTCGTCGTCGGCGTCCTGATCACCGACCTGCTCTATGCCTACCTCGATCCGCGAATCACGTACGGTGGAGGTGAGCACTGA
- a CDS encoding ABC transporter permease: MATQPETPIDEQNVPSSKREGGETIRDLSGWRYTLAQVKRDSTARLGWYIIGIVTIVAVFAYIDSQLLNYYFADTFWHHPERDSDVTALLPPVGIENSYGSGTWSHPLGTDQRGRDLLVRIVYGTRIAIQVGVVATGLGVVAGTIIGAISGYYGGWIDDVLQRTVETVYAIPFLILVIAIMSAFGRHLWIAIVGVGVVTIPIFARLIRSEVLKVREEEYIEAAKAIGVKDRHILARHVIPNSFAPVLVQGTLQIGVNILIVAGLSFLGFGVQPPTPSWGQILADSRGYMLPNPWFSIFPGIAILVTVMGFNLLGDGLRDALDPRNNG; the protein is encoded by the coding sequence ATGGCGACGCAACCGGAGACCCCGATAGACGAACAAAACGTCCCGTCGTCGAAGCGCGAGGGGGGCGAAACCATCCGGGATCTCAGCGGCTGGCGCTACACGCTGGCGCAGGTCAAACGCGACTCGACGGCGCGCCTCGGCTGGTACATCATCGGCATCGTCACCATCGTTGCCGTCTTCGCCTACATCGATTCGCAGCTCCTGAACTACTATTTCGCGGACACGTTCTGGCACCACCCGGAGCGCGACTCCGACGTGACCGCGTTGCTTCCCCCTGTCGGGATCGAAAACAGTTACGGCTCCGGGACGTGGTCCCATCCGCTCGGGACCGACCAACGCGGGCGGGATCTGCTCGTTCGTATCGTCTACGGAACGCGGATCGCGATTCAGGTCGGCGTCGTTGCCACGGGACTCGGCGTGGTCGCGGGGACGATCATCGGCGCGATTTCCGGATACTACGGTGGCTGGATCGACGACGTCCTCCAGCGAACCGTCGAAACGGTGTACGCGATTCCGTTTCTCATCCTCGTCATCGCGATCATGTCCGCGTTCGGGCGTCACCTCTGGATCGCCATCGTCGGCGTGGGCGTGGTGACGATTCCGATCTTCGCACGGCTCATTCGATCGGAGGTGCTGAAGGTACGGGAGGAAGAGTACATCGAAGCCGCGAAAGCGATCGGCGTCAAAGACCGCCACATCCTGGCGCGACACGTCATTCCGAACAGTTTCGCGCCGGTGTTGGTACAGGGAACGCTACAGATCGGTGTAAACATTCTCATCGTCGCGGGGCTCTCGTTTCTCGGGTTCGGAGTCCAACCGCCGACGCCGTCCTGGGGACAGATCCTGGCTGATTCGCGGGGCTATATGCTCCCGAATCCGTGGTTTAGCATCTTCCCGGGGATCGCGATCCTCGTGACCGTCATGGGGTTCAACCTCCTCGGAGACGGGCTTCGAGACGCACTCGACCCGCGAAATAACGGATAA
- a CDS encoding ABC transporter ATP-binding protein, whose translation MTQDPLLSVQNLTTQFVTDEGIVRAVEDLSFDVHRGETVGIVGESGAGKSVAIRSIMRLISSPGEIVSGTITYKDHVVLDRTQGPDGDVRDGESMLTEAEMRSKIRGREIALIFQDPMESLNPVFTIGSQLREFIELNRDLSNAAAKREAVRLLREVGIPEAESRYDEYPHQFSGGMRQRVLIAMALACQPDLIVADEPTTALDVTVEGQILDLIERLKTEYETSFIWVTHDMGVVAEICDRVNVMYLGELIEQAPVDELFHETKHPYTEALLRSIPKPHETTGLFEPIRGIMPDAMHAPSGCRFHPRCPEAREVCTTAHPTIRTVADGQKSACLKHDVFDANYADSPLLEEGEDGERVLADRTESVGGDD comes from the coding sequence ATGACTCAAGATCCACTTCTCAGCGTCCAGAACTTGACGACGCAGTTCGTCACAGACGAAGGTATCGTTCGAGCCGTCGAGGATCTCTCCTTCGACGTTCACAGGGGAGAGACCGTCGGTATCGTCGGCGAGTCGGGTGCCGGAAAGAGCGTCGCGATCCGGTCGATTATGCGGCTCATCTCGTCGCCCGGCGAAATCGTCTCCGGCACGATCACGTACAAAGATCACGTCGTTCTCGACCGGACGCAGGGTCCCGACGGCGACGTCCGCGACGGCGAGTCGATGCTTACGGAGGCGGAGATGCGCTCGAAGATACGGGGTCGTGAGATCGCGCTCATCTTTCAGGACCCGATGGAGAGCCTGAATCCCGTGTTTACGATCGGAAGCCAGCTCCGGGAGTTCATCGAACTCAACCGGGATCTTTCGAACGCCGCGGCGAAGCGGGAAGCCGTCCGATTGCTCCGGGAGGTCGGCATCCCGGAAGCGGAGTCGCGATACGACGAGTATCCGCACCAGTTCTCCGGCGGCATGCGACAGCGCGTCCTCATCGCGATGGCCCTGGCCTGTCAGCCGGACCTCATCGTCGCGGACGAGCCGACGACGGCGCTCGACGTGACCGTCGAAGGGCAGATACTCGACCTGATCGAGCGGTTGAAAACGGAGTACGAGACGAGCTTTATCTGGGTCACCCACGACATGGGCGTCGTCGCCGAAATCTGCGATCGAGTGAACGTCATGTACCTCGGCGAACTGATCGAGCAGGCCCCCGTCGACGAACTCTTCCACGAGACGAAACACCCGTACACGGAAGCGCTGCTCAGATCGATCCCGAAGCCACACGAGACGACGGGACTCTTCGAGCCGATTCGAGGAATCATGCCGGACGCGATGCACGCACCCAGCGGATGCCGGTTTCATCCGCGCTGTCCCGAGGCCCGAGAGGTCTGTACGACCGCCCATCCCACCATCAGAACGGTCGCCGACGGCCAGAAATCCGCGTGCCTGAAACACGACGTCTTCGACGCGAACTACGCCGACAGCCCGCTGCTCGAGGAGGGGGAGGACGGCGAACGGGTGCTTGCGGATCGGACGGAGTCCGTCGGGGGTGACGACTGA
- a CDS encoding ABC transporter ATP-binding protein, translated as MTTSEAFETDSPNRRSGATDEATATDDDEVLLRVSGLSKHFPVESGLLSGLNVSWDGPVPSVEFDRASLKAVDDVSFDIRRGETLGLVGESGCGKSTLARTILRLLEPTSGTIEFEGTDITTLGGEDLRQRRRDMQMVFQDPQSSLNPRMKIGRIVEEPLKTHGLLDGDGREVRARELLERVGLDADHYNRYPHEFSGGQRQRVNLARALALDPDLIICDEPVASLDVSIQAQVLNTMKELQAEFGLTYLFIAHDLSVIRQISDRVAVMYLGKIVELGDKEEVYENPKHPYTKALLDSIPVPDPRKRNERKTLSGDLPSPVNPPSGCRFRTRCPELIAPETYDLEDAEWDALRELVRVIDRQLVEPSPPAALRSRYLDGVDLPPDADEVVERALERFADEESERAAELLTEAFVTPSVCAREMPSYEIDSVVGTGTHSVACHRCAENAHSG; from the coding sequence ATGACGACGAGCGAAGCGTTCGAAACGGACAGTCCGAACCGCCGCTCCGGCGCGACTGACGAAGCAACCGCGACGGACGACGACGAGGTCCTGCTCAGGGTGAGCGGTCTGAGCAAACACTTCCCGGTCGAGAGCGGGTTGTTATCCGGGCTGAACGTCTCGTGGGACGGACCCGTTCCGTCCGTCGAGTTCGATCGAGCATCCCTCAAGGCGGTCGACGACGTCTCGTTCGATATCCGGCGGGGAGAGACGCTCGGTCTGGTCGGCGAATCCGGCTGCGGGAAAAGTACGCTCGCTCGAACGATCCTTCGGCTGCTCGAGCCCACGAGCGGAACGATCGAGTTCGAGGGGACCGATATCACGACGCTCGGCGGGGAGGACCTCCGGCAGCGACGGCGGGACATGCAGATGGTGTTTCAGGACCCCCAGTCCTCGCTGAATCCGCGAATGAAGATCGGACGGATCGTCGAGGAGCCGCTGAAGACGCACGGATTGCTCGACGGGGACGGTAGGGAGGTCAGGGCGCGGGAACTCCTCGAGCGGGTCGGACTCGACGCGGACCACTACAACCGCTACCCACACGAGTTCTCCGGCGGCCAACGACAGCGCGTCAATCTGGCCAGAGCGCTCGCACTCGACCCCGATCTCATCATCTGTGACGAACCCGTCGCCTCGCTCGACGTCTCGATCCAGGCGCAGGTGCTGAACACGATGAAAGAGCTTCAAGCGGAGTTCGGACTCACCTACCTGTTCATCGCCCACGACCTGAGCGTGATCCGCCAGATCAGCGACCGCGTCGCCGTCATGTACCTCGGGAAGATCGTCGAGTTGGGCGACAAAGAAGAGGTGTACGAGAACCCGAAACACCCGTACACGAAGGCGCTACTCGATTCGATTCCGGTGCCGGACCCGCGGAAACGAAACGAGCGGAAGACGCTCAGCGGCGACCTTCCGAGTCCCGTGAACCCGCCCAGCGGGTGCCGATTTCGAACGCGCTGCCCCGAACTGATCGCGCCCGAGACGTACGACCTCGAGGACGCGGAGTGGGACGCGCTGCGAGAACTCGTCCGCGTGATCGATCGACAGCTAGTCGAGCCGTCGCCGCCGGCGGCGCTCAGGAGTCGATATCTGGACGGCGTGGACCTGCCCCCGGACGCCGACGAGGTCGTCGAACGGGCCCTCGAGCGCTTCGCCGACGAGGAGTCCGAGCGGGCCGCCGAACTCCTCACCGAAGCGTTCGTGACACCCAGCGTCTGTGCTCGAGAGATGCCGAGTTACGAGATCGATTCGGTCGTCGGAACCGGTACGCACTCCGTCGCGTGTCATCGGTGCGCCGAGAACGCGCACAGCGGCTGA
- a CDS encoding polysaccharide deacetylase family protein has translation MSRSTVCITCDFDAVSAWLHLFDAGESPTKLSRGLFGVDHGTPRLLDLFDRHDIETTWFVPGHTIESFPDVCETVWSRGHEVQHHGWTHRPLSSYETEAEERADIERGIESIEALTGRRPVGFRSPSWDFSPRTLSILRDLEFEWDSSQMGSDFLPYRLHDDWEAPLDGPFDRGVPTEIVELPVSWQRDDFPPFAYRRGQGFVTERSVFDQWQTQFEWMHEHVDDGVFVLTIHPQVSGQSHRLANLERLLESMRARSDVEFRTLSSVVDAFVDR, from the coding sequence ATGTCCAGATCGACGGTTTGCATCACCTGTGACTTCGATGCGGTATCGGCGTGGCTCCACCTCTTCGACGCGGGAGAGAGTCCGACGAAGTTGTCGCGAGGCCTCTTCGGCGTCGATCACGGCACGCCGAGACTCCTAGACCTGTTCGACCGCCACGATATCGAGACGACGTGGTTCGTTCCGGGGCACACGATAGAGAGTTTCCCCGACGTCTGCGAGACGGTCTGGTCGCGGGGACACGAGGTCCAACACCACGGATGGACCCACCGGCCGCTGTCGAGTTACGAGACCGAAGCCGAAGAACGGGCGGACATCGAACGCGGGATCGAGAGCATCGAAGCCCTCACGGGCCGCCGTCCGGTCGGCTTTCGCTCGCCGTCGTGGGACTTCTCGCCGCGGACGCTGTCCATCCTTCGCGACCTCGAGTTCGAGTGGGATTCGAGTCAGATGGGATCGGACTTCCTCCCGTACAGACTCCACGACGACTGGGAGGCGCCGCTCGACGGGCCGTTCGACAGGGGCGTCCCGACCGAAATCGTCGAACTTCCGGTCTCGTGGCAGCGCGACGACTTTCCGCCGTTCGCCTACCGGCGCGGTCAGGGGTTCGTCACCGAACGGTCGGTGTTCGACCAGTGGCAGACGCAGTTCGAGTGGATGCACGAGCACGTCGACGACGGCGTGTTCGTCCTCACGATCCACCCGCAGGTCAGCGGACAATCGCACCGACTGGCGAACCTCGAACGACTGCTCGAGTCCATGCGCGCGCGCTCCGACGTCGAGTTCCGGACGCTCTCGAGCGTCGTCGACGCGTTCGTCGATCGCTGA
- a CDS encoding phosphotriesterase family protein, with amino-acid sequence MSRTDRGSVVTVTGRIDPGDLGVTLPHEHVFFDGVDPLFVEPESAAERAIARRPVSIEHLSWLRRHPAGSRDNLRANSAAELVDELRQFSRAGGDALVDVTPKGLGENPAGVRAISRETGLTIVHGTGYYVQGAHPDSLADRSADAIADEFVRDVRDGIDDTDVRAGIIGEIGVSGRIHDDEETVLRAAARAATRTGAPLTVHPPGKTRYSQRDRTYPTSRWGLEILDIIEEEGLAPERVVIGHVDRSLYADLGYQKRVAARGAYLEYDLFGRHAYLEAIEDGYPSDSWRVDSIRELIDAGYLENVLLSQDVATKTTRSTYGGEGYAHVLETIVPMMRHRGIGDGEISTMLETNPKRLLTFAE; translated from the coding sequence ATGTCGAGAACGGATAGGGGCTCCGTCGTTACCGTAACCGGGCGTATCGATCCGGGCGATCTCGGAGTGACGCTCCCACACGAACACGTCTTCTTCGACGGGGTCGACCCGCTGTTCGTCGAACCGGAGTCGGCGGCCGAGCGAGCGATCGCTCGGCGGCCGGTTTCGATCGAACACCTCTCGTGGCTCCGACGGCATCCGGCCGGCAGTCGCGACAATCTTCGCGCGAACTCCGCCGCGGAACTCGTCGACGAACTCCGCCAGTTCTCGCGAGCGGGCGGCGACGCCCTCGTCGACGTGACGCCCAAAGGGCTCGGTGAGAATCCCGCTGGCGTCAGGGCGATCTCGCGGGAGACCGGCCTCACGATCGTTCACGGGACGGGGTACTACGTTCAGGGGGCGCACCCGGACTCCCTCGCGGACCGTTCCGCGGACGCGATCGCCGACGAGTTCGTTCGGGACGTGCGCGACGGGATCGACGACACCGACGTTCGGGCGGGAATCATCGGCGAGATCGGCGTGAGCGGTCGGATCCACGACGACGAGGAGACGGTGCTCCGCGCGGCCGCTCGAGCGGCGACGCGAACCGGCGCACCGCTGACGGTTCACCCGCCGGGAAAGACCCGGTACAGCCAGAGAGACCGCACCTATCCGACGTCGAGGTGGGGACTGGAGATCCTGGACATTATCGAGGAGGAAGGACTCGCGCCCGAACGGGTCGTGATCGGGCACGTCGATCGGTCGCTCTACGCGGATCTCGGGTACCAAAAACGGGTCGCGGCTCGCGGCGCGTACCTCGAGTACGACCTCTTCGGTCGGCACGCCTATCTCGAGGCGATCGAAGACGGGTACCCCTCGGACTCGTGGCGCGTCGATTCGATCCGCGAACTGATCGACGCCGGCTACCTCGAGAACGTCCTGCTCTCCCAGGACGTCGCGACGAAGACGACCAGGAGCACCTACGGCGGGGAGGGGTACGCCCACGTGCTAGAGACGATCGTTCCGATGATGCGCCACCGCGGGATCGGCGACGGGGAGATTTCGACGATGCTCGAGACGAACCCGAAGCGACTGTTGACGTTCGCGGAGTGA
- a CDS encoding VOC family protein: MNGGLGAFRFDHAILASRELEPMSERLASRGLVPEYGGLHANGVTHNALVGFDDGSYLELLSTVDPDETPPRRARLIRETAGPCGWAVGTTALEAAIERFADLGLTVDGPIEMERRTDDGELAKWACAFLGDCVPGTRYPFLIADRTPRSRRVRSSESVRGTELTGVRTVLLGVAELDRAVAEYERFFGLESDGRWVDDDLGLEVGTFEGSPIIITAPLPENEWLTERLERFGALPWGFLLETTDFDRTAARFPIRRWERPSSGRAGWIDAPFGVDGRLGVVERA, translated from the coding sequence ATGAACGGCGGACTCGGTGCGTTCCGGTTCGATCACGCGATCCTCGCGAGTCGGGAACTCGAGCCGATGAGCGAACGGCTCGCCTCCCGCGGACTCGTTCCGGAGTACGGCGGCCTACACGCGAACGGTGTCACGCACAACGCGCTCGTCGGATTCGACGACGGAAGCTACCTCGAACTGCTCTCGACCGTCGACCCGGACGAGACGCCGCCGCGGCGCGCCCGGTTGATCCGCGAGACGGCGGGTCCCTGCGGGTGGGCCGTGGGAACGACGGCCCTCGAGGCGGCGATCGAGCGGTTCGCCGACCTCGGGTTGACGGTCGACGGACCGATCGAGATGGAACGCCGGACGGACGACGGCGAACTCGCGAAATGGGCGTGTGCGTTCCTCGGCGACTGCGTCCCCGGAACCCGGTATCCGTTTCTCATCGCCGACCGAACGCCGCGGTCGCGACGCGTCCGCTCGAGCGAATCCGTCCGCGGGACGGAACTGACCGGCGTCCGGACGGTGTTGCTCGGCGTCGCCGAACTCGATCGAGCGGTGGCCGAGTACGAGCGCTTCTTCGGACTCGAGTCCGACGGTCGGTGGGTCGACGACGACCTGGGTCTCGAGGTCGGGACGTTCGAGGGGTCGCCGATAATCATCACGGCACCGCTCCCGGAGAACGAGTGGTTGACCGAGCGCCTCGAACGGTTCGGAGCCCTCCCGTGGGGATTCCTCCTCGAGACGACGGACTTCGATCGGACGGCGGCCCGGTTCCCCATCCGCCGGTGGGAGCGGCCGTCTTCGGGACGGGCCGGGTGGATCGACGCGCCGTTCGGCGTCGACGGCAGACTCGGGGTGGTCGAACGTGCGTGA
- a CDS encoding NAD(P)/FAD-dependent oxidoreductase, whose product MTRNTHDVILVGGGIVGVSTAYYLSTRTDLDVALFEADRIGGRSTGRSAGGIRQQFSNELEVRLAMESVERFERFARETDRVTFSRNGYVLLARTDDEATRLRVDATLQRRLGLDVRELAPETLAEYVSYLRTDDIVSANYCPTDGVVDPHSVTTWLAGRAREAGVTVRERTPVTDVRTSNTGTMTVTAGNDEFVAGTVVVAGGVWSEQLLSTAGVSLPVDPTRIQIIVTERHPKIDGDDPFVVDLERRMFFRPEAGSSLLVSGQLPTGDEPVDVRNYETAHDYAFSVAVSEFLLDRTVGLGDLEVANGWAGLKGVTPDGLPLVGPVSDDEGLLVATGFNGHGFMLAPAIGRALSDYVTTETWSDLDLEPFSPRRFDR is encoded by the coding sequence ATGACCCGCAACACGCACGACGTGATACTCGTCGGCGGCGGAATCGTCGGCGTCAGTACCGCCTACTACCTTTCGACGCGGACGGATCTCGACGTCGCGCTGTTCGAGGCCGACCGGATCGGCGGACGCTCGACCGGCCGCTCCGCCGGCGGCATCAGACAGCAGTTCTCGAACGAACTCGAGGTGCGCCTCGCGATGGAGAGCGTCGAGCGATTCGAGCGCTTCGCGCGGGAAACGGACCGCGTTACGTTTTCGCGGAACGGCTACGTGCTCCTCGCGCGGACGGACGACGAGGCGACGCGGCTCCGAGTGGACGCGACGCTCCAACGCCGGCTCGGCCTCGACGTGAGGGAACTGGCACCCGAGACGCTCGCGGAGTACGTCTCCTACCTCCGAACCGACGATATCGTCTCGGCGAACTACTGTCCGACCGATGGCGTCGTCGATCCCCACTCGGTGACGACGTGGTTGGCCGGCCGTGCGCGGGAAGCGGGCGTCACCGTGCGCGAACGAACGCCGGTTACCGACGTTCGAACGAGCAATACGGGTACGATGACTGTGACGGCGGGGAACGACGAGTTCGTCGCCGGGACGGTCGTCGTTGCCGGCGGCGTCTGGTCGGAGCAGTTGCTCTCGACGGCGGGCGTCTCGCTCCCGGTCGATCCGACGCGAATCCAGATTATCGTGACGGAACGACACCCCAAAATCGACGGCGACGATCCGTTCGTCGTCGACCTCGAGCGACGGATGTTCTTCCGTCCGGAAGCCGGCTCCTCGTTGCTCGTGAGCGGGCAGCTCCCGACAGGTGACGAGCCGGTGGATGTCCGAAACTACGAAACGGCTCACGATTACGCGTTCAGCGTGGCGGTGTCGGAATTCCTGCTCGATCGGACCGTCGGACTCGGCGACCTCGAGGTCGCGAACGGATGGGCGGGGCTCAAGGGCGTGACGCCCGACGGGCTCCCGCTCGTCGGACCCGTTTCCGACGACGAGGGGCTGCTCGTCGCGACGGGATTCAACGGTCACGGGTTCATGCTCGCCCCGGCGATCGGTCGTGCGCTCAGCGACTACGTTACGACCGAAACGTGGTCGGACCTCGACCTCGAGCCGTTCTCGCCGAGACGATTCGATCGGTGA
- a CDS encoding hydantoinase/oxoprolinase family protein translates to MTRTGVDIGGTFTDVIVFNERTGEIEITKTPSTPSNPAEGVINGLLKADTEIADLDFFSHGSTVGTNALIERELPRIGLITTEGFRDVHEIRDATKSELWDAYEDVAEPYVQRRDRLEVPERVDAAGEIVEPLDEAATRTVARLLRKRGIDTVAVSLVNAYANGEHEQRVAEIVAEEHPDAFVCTSNEILPEMFEHERTSTTVINAALVPVVREYLTDLSTQLSDRGYDGDVLAMHSGGGVMTTKAIAYYAARIANSGPTAGAIASQYIAQQCGFENAIGFDMGGTSADASLTYQGDIEMTDEWAVEYGYPIMFPSTDIETIGAGGGSVAWIDDGGSLRVGPKSQGADPGPACYLRGGDKPTTTDANVVLGWIDPDEFLGGDMDATAEPAERVIQRDIADPLGLDLTEAASAVEQIAVANMSNTVRLVSTSKGYDPRDFALIAFGGAGPVHAANVATEMNIPTVIVPPYPGINSALGCLLVDVEHDLSRTFIADATPDVADDLEAAFAEMEGEIRERLAGEDIDDDEIRMDHEVKMRYTGQWRSLEVPCSRPIDDVESIRRRFHRRHEQTYAYSDDAQPVEIYGLHVTGSGVVDKPSFPTIDAGDAADAHRGTREAYFKESGAYVETDIYDREALGAGATIDGPAIVNQMDSTIVIPPHATAAMDEIGNIRITV, encoded by the coding sequence ATGACCCGAACAGGAGTAGATATCGGTGGAACGTTCACTGACGTCATCGTTTTCAACGAGCGTACAGGCGAGATAGAAATCACGAAGACGCCGTCGACGCCCTCGAACCCGGCGGAGGGCGTCATCAACGGACTGCTGAAGGCGGATACGGAGATCGCCGATCTGGACTTCTTTTCCCACGGATCGACGGTCGGGACGAACGCCCTCATCGAGCGCGAGTTGCCCCGTATCGGGTTGATAACGACCGAGGGGTTCCGCGACGTTCACGAAATCCGTGACGCGACGAAGAGCGAACTCTGGGACGCGTACGAGGACGTCGCGGAGCCCTACGTTCAGCGCCGCGACCGACTGGAGGTGCCCGAGCGGGTCGACGCCGCGGGTGAGATCGTCGAACCGCTCGACGAAGCGGCGACCCGAACGGTGGCCCGTCTCCTCCGAAAACGGGGGATCGACACCGTCGCCGTCTCGCTCGTCAACGCCTACGCAAACGGCGAACACGAGCAGCGCGTCGCGGAAATCGTCGCGGAGGAACACCCGGACGCGTTCGTCTGTACGTCGAACGAGATCCTTCCGGAGATGTTCGAACACGAACGGACCAGTACCACCGTTATCAACGCCGCGCTGGTGCCGGTCGTCCGCGAGTACCTGACCGATCTCTCGACGCAGTTGTCCGACCGGGGTTACGACGGGGACGTCCTCGCGATGCACTCCGGCGGCGGTGTGATGACCACCAAGGCGATCGCCTACTACGCCGCTCGAATCGCCAACTCCGGCCCGACCGCCGGTGCGATCGCCAGTCAGTACATCGCACAGCAGTGCGGGTTCGAGAACGCCATCGGATTCGACATGGGCGGAACGAGCGCCGATGCGTCGCTCACCTATCAGGGCGACATCGAGATGACCGACGAGTGGGCGGTCGAATACGGCTACCCGATCATGTTCCCGTCGACGGACATCGAAACGATCGGTGCCGGCGGCGGTTCCGTCGCGTGGATCGACGACGGCGGATCCCTCCGCGTCGGCCCCAAGAGCCAAGGTGCGGACCCCGGCCCGGCCTGTTACCTCCGCGGCGGCGACAAGCCGACGACGACCGACGCCAACGTCGTCCTCGGATGGATCGACCCGGACGAGTTCCTCGGCGGAGACATGGACGCGACCGCCGAACCGGCCGAACGGGTTATCCAGCGCGATATCGCCGATCCGCTCGGACTCGACCTCACCGAGGCCGCCTCGGCCGTCGAACAGATCGCCGTCGCCAACATGTCGAACACCGTTCGTCTCGTCTCGACGAGCAAGGGGTACGACCCACGAGACTTCGCCCTGATCGCCTTCGGCGGCGCGGGGCCGGTCCACGCCGCCAACGTCGCCACCGAGATGAACATTCCGACGGTCATCGTCCCGCCGTACCCGGGCATCAACTCGGCGCTCGGCTGTCTCCTCGTCGACGTCGAACACGACCTCTCCCGGACGTTCATCGCCGATGCGACCCCCGACGTCGCCGACGACCTCGAGGCGGCCTTCGCGGAGATGGAGGGTGAGATCCGCGAGCGACTCGCAGGGGAGGATATCGACGACGACGAGATACGGATGGACCACGAGGTGAAGATGCGGTACACCGGTCAGTGGCGATCGCTCGAGGTTCCGTGCTCGCGCCCCATCGACGACGTCGAGTCGATCCGCCGGCGGTTCCACCGCCGACACGAGCAGACCTATGCCTACTCGGACGACGCACAGCCGGTCGAGATATACGGACTGCACGTCACCGGAAGTGGCGTCGTCGACAAACCGTCCTTCCCGACGATCGATGCCGGCGACGCAGCCGACGCCCATCGAGGGACTCGAGAGGCGTACTTCAAGGAGAGCGGTGCGTACGTGGAGACGGATATCTACGACCGGGAGGCGCTCGGCGCGGGGGCGACGATAGACGGGCCGGCGATCGTCAATCAGATGGATTCGACGATCGTGATCCCGCCACACGCAACGGCAGCGATGGACGAAATCGGAAATATCCGTATTACGGTGTAA